In Synergistaceae bacterium, a single window of DNA contains:
- the rpmH gene encoding 50S ribosomal protein L34 codes for MKRTFQPHNTSRKRSMGFLVRSASPSGRRILRNRRRKGRARLAV; via the coding sequence GTGAAACGAACATTTCAGCCGCATAACACGAGCCGCAAGCGGTCAATGGGCTTTCTGGTACGTTCTGCCTCCCCGAGCGGACGCCGTATTCTTAGGAATCGCCGCCGTAAGGGTAGAGCGCGTCTTGCCGTCTAA
- the rpsT gene encoding 30S ribosomal protein S20 → MPNKKSAKKRVLVTERNRIYNRFWKTRCKNAVKKVLEAVEQKDPELAVKRLNEAQGVLDKAVVKGVVHRNTAARRKSGMAARVKSLSA, encoded by the coding sequence TTGCCAAATAAGAAGTCAGCGAAAAAACGAGTTTTGGTCACTGAGAGAAACCGCATTTATAACCGTTTCTGGAAAACCCGCTGCAAGAATGCAGTAAAGAAAGTTCTTGAAGCTGTGGAACAGAAAGATCCCGAACTTGCAGTTAAGAGGCTGAACGAGGCTCAGGGTGTACTGGATAAGGCGGTAGTTAAGGGCGTCGTCCACCGGAACACAGCAGCACGCCGCAAGTCAGGTATGGCTGCAAGGGTCAAATCTCTCTCGGCGTAA
- the leuS gene encoding leucine--tRNA ligase, whose protein sequence is MPYDYAAIEPKWQKEWADSKIFEVETDSSREKFYCLEMFPYPSGALHMGHLRNYSIGDLLARFLRMQGYNVLYPMGFDAFGMPAENAAIKMKLPPAEWTWKNIEHMTRQLKRAGYSYDWRRRIETCNVNYYKWNQWLFLQFYKKGLVYRKHAPVNWCESCQTVLANEQVIGEGVCWRCGTPVTKRGLDQWFIRITDYAQELLDCLDDLTGWPERVVTMQRNWIGRSDGVHFSMDVDGTDLSIEAFTTRIDTIFGVTFVAMAAEHPFVEEFAERVGGKKAEALREFAKKMSSRSAIERTAVGVDKEGMDTGFFAINPVNGDKVPIWIADYILMDYGTGAIMGVPAHDQRDFDFARKYKIAVIPVVRPADDPVPDGATMTESVAAEGIACNSGEFDGLPTAEAIEQIGSWFEKNGLGKKEVQFRLRDWLISRQRYWGTPIPMVYCDRCGIVPVPEEQLPVELPLDIEMPEHGGNPLSTREDWINTTCPVCGGPARRETDTMDTFFCSSWYFSRYTSPWCTDKPFDKEDVSYWMTVDQYIGGIEHACLHLIYARFFTKVCADLGLLPNDMREPFKRLLTQGMVIKDGSKMSKSIGNVVDPDEIMKKYGADTARLFILFASPPEKDLDWSDRGVEGANRFLVRVWRLVESNLDGLKSAQRKHVAMKDIKGREEREIKRITHSTLDRVTRDIRDERQFNTAVARLMELTNALIAYRPSNETGWQIMREAVETLLCCLSPFAPHITEELWHLIGNSTFLSVEKWFEVEEDALTEDESTIVLQINGRVREQFSVPVGLSREDLQAEILSREETKKRIEGKEIVKIITVPGKIVNIVVKG, encoded by the coding sequence ATGCCGTACGATTACGCTGCCATAGAACCGAAATGGCAGAAGGAGTGGGCGGACTCAAAGATATTTGAGGTCGAGACCGACAGCAGCAGGGAAAAATTTTACTGCCTCGAAATGTTCCCATACCCAAGCGGAGCACTGCACATGGGTCATCTGCGCAACTATTCCATCGGCGACCTGCTTGCGCGCTTCCTTAGGATGCAGGGGTACAATGTCCTATATCCTATGGGTTTCGACGCATTCGGGATGCCTGCCGAGAATGCCGCGATCAAGATGAAACTGCCGCCGGCGGAGTGGACATGGAAAAACATCGAGCACATGACTCGGCAGCTTAAGCGGGCTGGGTACAGCTATGACTGGCGCCGCCGTATAGAGACGTGCAACGTCAACTATTACAAATGGAACCAGTGGCTATTCCTTCAGTTCTATAAAAAAGGCCTCGTATATCGCAAACATGCCCCCGTCAACTGGTGTGAAAGCTGTCAAACCGTGCTTGCGAACGAACAGGTGATTGGAGAGGGTGTGTGCTGGCGCTGTGGGACTCCGGTCACGAAGCGCGGGCTTGATCAGTGGTTCATACGCATAACAGATTATGCACAGGAGCTTCTGGACTGCCTTGATGACCTTACAGGCTGGCCGGAGCGTGTCGTTACGATGCAGCGCAACTGGATAGGCCGTTCAGATGGCGTCCACTTCAGTATGGATGTAGACGGCACTGATCTCAGCATCGAGGCATTCACCACCCGTATAGACACGATATTCGGAGTCACATTTGTCGCTATGGCGGCTGAGCATCCGTTTGTGGAAGAGTTTGCAGAGAGGGTCGGCGGCAAAAAAGCAGAGGCCCTGCGCGAGTTTGCAAAGAAGATGTCTTCACGCAGCGCGATAGAGCGTACTGCTGTAGGCGTTGACAAGGAAGGGATGGACACGGGTTTCTTCGCTATTAACCCGGTCAACGGGGACAAGGTCCCCATCTGGATCGCCGACTATATACTCATGGATTACGGCACCGGCGCCATTATGGGTGTTCCGGCTCACGATCAGCGCGACTTTGACTTTGCGCGTAAATATAAAATCGCCGTCATCCCTGTTGTACGTCCCGCAGACGATCCTGTCCCAGATGGGGCAACGATGACAGAATCCGTAGCGGCAGAAGGCATCGCCTGCAACTCAGGGGAATTTGACGGGCTCCCGACGGCGGAAGCTATAGAGCAGATAGGCAGCTGGTTTGAGAAGAACGGGCTTGGCAAAAAAGAAGTTCAGTTCCGCCTTCGCGACTGGCTGATATCGCGTCAGCGTTACTGGGGTACGCCGATACCGATGGTTTACTGTGACCGCTGCGGAATTGTTCCTGTCCCTGAAGAGCAGCTTCCTGTTGAGCTCCCCCTTGATATAGAGATGCCTGAGCATGGAGGCAACCCGCTCTCAACGCGCGAGGACTGGATCAACACGACCTGCCCCGTCTGCGGAGGGCCTGCCCGCCGCGAGACGGACACGATGGACACGTTTTTCTGCTCATCATGGTATTTCAGCCGCTATACATCACCGTGGTGTACGGACAAACCGTTCGACAAGGAAGACGTTTCATACTGGATGACTGTCGACCAGTACATAGGAGGTATTGAGCATGCCTGCCTGCATCTTATATACGCCAGATTCTTCACTAAGGTTTGCGCAGACCTGGGGCTTCTCCCTAACGACATGAGGGAGCCGTTCAAGCGCCTTCTGACTCAGGGAATGGTCATCAAGGACGGATCAAAGATGTCGAAGTCGATTGGCAACGTCGTTGATCCTGACGAAATAATGAAGAAGTACGGGGCGGACACGGCAAGACTTTTTATCCTTTTTGCCTCTCCCCCAGAGAAGGATCTCGACTGGTCCGACCGCGGGGTTGAAGGCGCAAACAGGTTCCTGGTGCGTGTGTGGCGCCTCGTTGAGTCTAACCTTGACGGACTGAAGTCTGCGCAGAGAAAACATGTCGCCATGAAAGATATAAAAGGCCGTGAGGAGCGTGAGATCAAAAGGATCACACACAGCACACTTGACAGGGTCACCAGAGACATCAGGGACGAACGCCAGTTCAATACCGCTGTCGCAAGGCTTATGGAACTGACCAACGCTCTGATAGCCTACAGGCCAAGTAATGAAACAGGCTGGCAGATAATGAGGGAGGCCGTTGAAACATTGCTCTGCTGTCTGTCGCCGTTTGCTCCGCATATTACGGAGGAGCTCTGGCACTTGATAGGCAACAGCACTTTCCTCTCCGTTGAAAAATGGTTTGAGGTTGAGGAAGATGCCCTCACAGAAGATGAGTCCACTATAGTCCTTCAGATAAACGGCAGGGTGCGCGAGCAGTTCAGCGTTCCAGTGGGACTTTCAAGGGAAGACCTTCAGGCTGAAATATTGTCGCGTGAAGAGACAAAGAAGCGCATAGAAGGCAAAGAGATAGTAAAAATAATCACTGTTCCGGGTAAAATTGTAAACATAGTGGTGAAAGGCTGA
- a CDS encoding helix-turn-helix domain-containing protein, translating into MFKEMAQNIAKSTSDVIGCGVLVTDENGIIIGCNDEKRLGEFHGPSVKVMKENSPMTTSSEDAEGLKNVLPGYTLPIQFYDRVVGSVSIAGSPDEVARYGLLVQKQAEIMFREQAFMESKLLRERALRDLVENIAVFDVRNVNEEFIRIQGRELGYDLSRCRTAIVVQMKKWGEGTAESSFQKMLREVYASFSNPRDLICPQENYSVTIFFSPSFDTAHEHADEAAEMLTDGLIGTLKDKGIEADAAIGFPSSDLAGLARSLRTARDALRLGSQLGSEGVMSAKNFTSEMLLDLLPFPKRGEFVTRTLSGLIGRKDYDEIKKTFLVWCEAPFAVGAAAERLAMHRNSLQYRLKKIRAITGKDPWNFKDAFELWAAFILRDLR; encoded by the coding sequence GTGTTCAAGGAAATGGCGCAGAATATAGCAAAAAGTACAAGTGATGTCATCGGATGCGGTGTCCTAGTCACAGACGAAAACGGAATTATAATCGGCTGCAACGACGAAAAGAGGCTTGGGGAATTCCACGGGCCATCTGTAAAAGTTATGAAGGAAAACAGTCCGATGACAACGTCCAGTGAAGACGCGGAAGGGCTTAAGAATGTTCTCCCCGGCTATACGCTTCCGATACAGTTCTATGACAGGGTCGTAGGTTCTGTCTCTATAGCCGGATCGCCTGATGAGGTTGCACGTTATGGACTGCTTGTCCAGAAGCAGGCTGAAATAATGTTTCGCGAGCAGGCGTTCATGGAATCTAAACTACTCAGGGAGAGGGCGCTTCGTGACCTGGTGGAAAACATAGCCGTTTTCGACGTGAGGAATGTGAATGAAGAATTTATAAGGATCCAGGGAAGAGAGCTTGGTTACGACCTGAGCAGATGCAGGACTGCAATAGTTGTGCAAATGAAGAAGTGGGGGGAAGGGACAGCAGAGTCCTCGTTCCAGAAAATGCTACGCGAAGTTTATGCTTCTTTCTCCAATCCGAGGGACCTTATATGTCCACAGGAAAATTACAGTGTGACTATTTTCTTTTCTCCGAGCTTTGACACCGCCCATGAACATGCGGATGAAGCGGCGGAGATGCTCACTGACGGTTTGATCGGCACACTTAAAGACAAAGGCATCGAAGCTGACGCTGCGATCGGGTTCCCCTCTTCAGACCTTGCGGGTCTTGCTCGGTCGCTGCGCACAGCAAGGGATGCCCTAAGGCTTGGCAGCCAGCTTGGCTCGGAAGGGGTCATGTCTGCCAAAAACTTCACCTCCGAAATGCTGCTGGATCTGCTGCCTTTTCCCAAACGCGGTGAGTTTGTGACAAGAACTCTGAGCGGACTTATCGGCAGAAAAGACTATGACGAGATAAAGAAAACGTTTCTTGTATGGTGCGAAGCACCTTTTGCAGTTGGAGCGGCTGCGGAGCGCCTTGCCATGCACAGGAACAGCCTTCAGTACAGGCTGAAAAAAATACGTGCGATTACCGGCAAAGATCCATGGAATTTTAAGGATGCGTTTGAGCTGTGGGCGGCGTTTATCCTGAGAGACCTGAGATGA